A single genomic interval of Vulpes vulpes isolate BD-2025 chromosome 3, VulVul3, whole genome shotgun sequence harbors:
- the EPS8L3 gene encoding epidermal growth factor receptor kinase substrate 8-like protein 3 isoform X5, with protein sequence MSRPSSRAIYLQRKEYLQNISSEPTCLQHRVEHLMTCKLGSQKVQEPKDALKKLQEMDAQGRVWSQDLFLQVRDGSFQLLDIETKEELDSYRLDSIQAMDVVLNIGSYNAILSITVQGSGLPATSTLLFHCQEVRAEQLRNSLKKALEEEQQQSRPHSRARHPSQDKWRGPSPERSFSKEQVPPPEQGLPPEQSYWMTPEHSTPPSPRPLLRNSSTQESSTLTLPPPRRTPSPESPERDEEILSHVLRDIELFVGKLKEAQAKSSHKKKKLGKKKGKHQWGMTQAQYIDCFQKIKYSFNLLGKLAIWLQEKNAPEFVHILFQLLDSILAQCPEPGLAARVISPLLTTKAIDLLQSCLSPAESDFWKRLGAAWTTSRADWTGGEPPPYQPTFYDGWQLPEPSNQAPSGYQSSTSLRPGLGSTSYLVQEETHNHGPQPGDPNHMPSSSRPMKPALKMQVLYEFEARNPQELTVAQGEVLEVLDQSKRWWLVKNEKGQSGYIPSNILEPLQSRAPGDQSQSPSWAPVLRPSSTPEEVAAWLQAQNFSTTTVKSLGFLTGSQLLHMRPGELQMLCPQEAPRVLAQLENVRRTLGMSL encoded by the exons ATGTCCCGGCCCAGCAGCAGAGCCATTTACC TGCAACGGAAGGAGTACTTGCAGAACATCTCCTCCGAGCCCACCTGTCTGCAGCACAGGGTGGAG CACCTAATGACATGTAAGCTAGGATCTCAGAAGGTCCAAGAACCCAAGGATGCGCTGAAGAAGCTGCAGGAGATGGATGCTCAGGGCCGGGTGTGGAGTCAGGACCTGTTCCTGCAGGTCAGAGACGGCTCGTTCCAACTGCTGGACATCGAGACGAAG GAGGAGCTGGACTCTTACCGCCTGGACAGCATCCAGGCCATGGACGTGGTGCTCAACATCGGCTCCTACAACGCTATCCTGTCCATCACGGTGCAGGGGTCCGGCCTGCCAGCCACCAGCACTCTGCTCTTCCACTGCCAGGAAGTGAGG GCAGAGCAGCTAAGGAACAGCCTGAAGAaggccctggaggaggagcaaCAGCAGAG CAGACCCCACTCTAGAGCCCGTCACCCCAGCCAAGACAAATGGAGGGGGCCTTCTCCAGAGAGGTCATTCTCTAAGGAGCAAGTACCCCCACCAGAGCAGGGGCTCCCTCCAGAGCAGTCCTACTGGATGACCCCAGAGCACA GTACACCGCCATCCCCAAGGCCCCTGCTACGCAACTCCAGTACCCAAGAATCAAGCACCCTCACTTTGCCTCCTCCAAGGCGGACCCCATCTCCCGAGAGCCCAGAGAGGGATGAG GAGATACTAAGCCACGTCCTTAGGGATATCGAGCTGTTTGTGGGCAAGCTGAAGGAGGCCCAGGCAAAGAGCAGTCATAAGAAGAAGAAACTAGGGAAGAAAAAAGGCAAGCATCAGTGGG GAATGACACAGGCACAGTACATTGATTGCTTCCAGAAGATCAAGTACAGCTTCAACCTCCTA GGCAAGCTGGCCATCTGGCTGCAGGAGAAGAACGCTCCCGAATTTGTGCACATCCTCTTCCAACTTCTAGACTCT ATCCTGGCCCAGTGCCCTGAGCCTGGTCTAGCAGCCCGAGTGATTTCACCCCTCCTCACCACCAAAGCCATCGACCTGCTGCAGTCCTGTCTCAGCCCAGCTGAGAGCGACTTCTGGAAGAGACTGGGTGCGGCCTGGACCACCAGCCG GGCCGACTGGACAGGCGGTGAGCCCCCACCGTACCAACCCACATTCTATGATGGTTGGCAGCTTCCAGAACCCTCCAACCAG GCACCCTCGGGATACCAGAGCTCTACCTCTCTACG cccTGGATTAGGGAGCACCTCCTACCTTGTCCAAGAGGAGACACACAACCATGGCCCTCAGCCTGGGGACCCCAACCACATGCCCTCCAGCTCCAGACCCATGAAGCCAGCCCTGAAAATGCAAGTCCTATACGAGTTTGAAGCCAGGAACCCACAGGAACTGACTGTAGCCCAGGGAGAGGTGCTGGAG GTCCTGGACCAGAGCAAGCGGTGGTGGCTGGTGAAGAATGAGAAGGGACAGAGTGGCTACATTCCCAGCAACATCCTAGAGCCCCTACAGTCAAGGGCCCCGGGGGACCAGAGCCAGTCGCCTTCTTGG GCTCCAGTGCTTCGACCTAGCTCGACACCTGAGGAGGTGGCGGCCTGGCTGCAGGCACAGAACTTCTCCACCAC CACGGTGAAGAGCCTcgggttcctcacagggagccagctgCTTCACATGAGACCCGGGGAGCTCCAGATGCTGTGTCCACAGGAGGCTCCACGGGTCCTGGCACAGTTAGAAAATGTCAGAAGGACGTTGGGG atGAGCCTTTAG